The following are encoded together in the Proteiniphilum saccharofermentans genome:
- a CDS encoding DUF2764 family protein yields the protein MIFKNQYYYFISGLPDFSFDSIKLPFSVEEFREVLDEALEPEDKKLLDTYFLSYDNDNLFRLLEKKESEIENRGILSRADMEEAIRQVKEGDTIENKQVPPYFEKAVRTWLDEEMPGHLRTLEDLISSLYADYGMGVKNSLIAGWFEMNLNIGNILSAIFARKYGMDVSRVVVGNNEIAQLIRENANARDFGISRELDYWDDIVRIAEEPDIYERERKIDKFRWNWLDDNTLFDYFNIEYIFAYLCKLRILERWVNLNAEEGERVFRELITQLKNEIQKPEDI from the coding sequence ATGATTTTCAAGAATCAATATTACTATTTTATATCCGGCCTGCCCGATTTTTCTTTCGATAGCATAAAATTGCCCTTCTCCGTGGAGGAGTTCAGGGAGGTGCTCGACGAAGCCCTTGAGCCGGAAGATAAAAAACTTCTGGACACCTATTTTCTCTCTTACGATAACGACAATCTTTTCCGGCTGCTGGAAAAGAAAGAGAGCGAAATAGAAAACCGGGGGATCCTCTCGCGTGCCGACATGGAAGAGGCGATCCGGCAGGTGAAAGAGGGAGACACCATAGAAAATAAACAAGTACCGCCCTATTTCGAAAAGGCTGTCAGGACATGGCTCGATGAGGAGATGCCCGGACACTTGAGAACGCTGGAGGACCTTATCAGTTCCCTATACGCAGACTACGGAATGGGGGTAAAGAACAGCCTGATCGCCGGATGGTTCGAAATGAACCTCAATATCGGCAATATTCTCTCCGCAATCTTCGCAAGGAAATACGGAATGGATGTAAGCCGGGTAGTGGTCGGTAACAACGAGATTGCCCAGTTGATCAGGGAAAATGCCAATGCCCGCGATTTCGGCATCAGCCGCGAGCTTGATTATTGGGATGATATCGTGCGGATTGCCGAAGAACCGGATATCTACGAGCGGGAACGAAAGATCGATAAATTTCGATGGAACTGGCTGGATGACAACACCTTGTTCGATTATTTCAATATTGAATATATCTTCGCCTATCTCTGTAAACTCAGGATATTGGAACGGTGGGTAAACCTCAACGCCGAAGAGGGAGAGCGTGTTTTCCGGGAACTGATCACCCAGTTGAAAAATGAGATACAAAAACCGGAAGATATCTAG
- a CDS encoding V-type ATP synthase subunit A → MLTKGTVKGIISNLVIVEVDGAVAQNEIAYIDLDGTRLMSEVIKVVGNNAYVQVFESTRGLTVGTKVEFQGHMLEVVLGPGLLQRNLDGLENDLDKMEGIFLKRGDYTFPLDEEKLWHFKPIAQPGDKVTAGSWLGEVDENFQPHKIMVPFTMKGEYTVKSITEEGDYNIYKTVAVVEDSNGQETSLNMIQRWPVKMPLTAYKEKPRPSKLLETGVRSIDTLNPIVEGGTGFIPGAFGTGKTVLQHAISKQAEADIVIIAACGERANEVVEIFTEFPELIDPYTGRKLMERTIIVANTSNMPVAAREASVYTAMTIGEYYRSMGLKVLLMADSTSRWAQALREMSNRLEELPGPDAFPMDLSAIISNFYGRAGHVILHNGKEGSITFIGTVSPAGGNLKEPVTENTKKVARCFYALEQDRADKKRYPAINPIDSYSKYIEYPEFEEYISEHISSDWTEKVNEAKTRLLRGKEIAEQINILGDDGVPTEYHVTFWKSELIDFIVLQQDAFDDIDSVTPIERQKYILDMVTDICRTDFEFDNFNKVADFFKELINIGRQMNYSEFRSDKFNQYRKQLDELISRKKVSD, encoded by the coding sequence ATGCTAACAAAAGGAACAGTTAAAGGGATTATATCTAATCTCGTTATTGTGGAAGTAGACGGAGCGGTAGCCCAGAATGAGATCGCCTATATCGACCTTGATGGCACCCGTTTAATGTCGGAGGTGATCAAGGTGGTCGGGAATAATGCTTATGTACAGGTATTCGAAAGTACACGCGGGCTGACCGTCGGCACGAAGGTGGAGTTCCAGGGACACATGCTCGAAGTGGTGTTGGGACCGGGACTGCTGCAACGTAACCTTGACGGGTTAGAGAATGACCTCGACAAGATGGAAGGGATCTTCCTGAAGCGGGGTGATTACACTTTCCCCCTCGATGAAGAAAAGTTATGGCATTTTAAACCGATAGCCCAACCGGGTGACAAAGTGACTGCCGGATCATGGCTGGGAGAGGTAGATGAAAATTTCCAACCTCACAAAATCATGGTACCTTTCACTATGAAAGGGGAATATACAGTAAAAAGTATCACTGAAGAAGGAGATTACAATATCTACAAAACCGTAGCCGTGGTGGAAGACAGTAATGGTCAGGAAACCAGCCTGAATATGATCCAGCGTTGGCCGGTAAAGATGCCGCTCACAGCTTATAAAGAAAAACCCCGTCCTTCCAAACTACTGGAAACGGGAGTACGATCCATCGACACCCTGAACCCCATCGTGGAAGGGGGTACGGGATTTATCCCGGGAGCATTCGGTACAGGTAAAACGGTATTGCAGCATGCCATCTCCAAGCAGGCGGAAGCAGATATCGTGATTATTGCCGCCTGCGGTGAACGTGCCAACGAGGTAGTAGAGATCTTTACCGAATTCCCGGAACTGATCGACCCGTATACCGGCCGCAAACTGATGGAACGTACCATCATCGTGGCAAATACCTCTAATATGCCGGTAGCTGCCCGTGAAGCATCGGTATATACCGCCATGACTATCGGCGAGTATTACCGCTCTATGGGACTGAAAGTACTGTTGATGGCAGACTCCACCTCACGTTGGGCGCAAGCGCTGCGTGAGATGAGTAACCGACTGGAAGAGCTTCCCGGCCCCGATGCCTTCCCGATGGACCTTTCAGCCATCATCTCCAATTTCTACGGCCGTGCGGGACATGTGATCCTGCACAACGGAAAAGAGGGATCCATCACCTTTATCGGTACGGTATCACCCGCCGGGGGTAACCTCAAGGAGCCGGTAACCGAAAACACCAAGAAGGTGGCCCGCTGTTTCTACGCACTGGAGCAGGATCGTGCCGACAAGAAACGCTATCCGGCCATCAACCCGATCGACTCTTATTCCAAATATATCGAATATCCCGAGTTTGAAGAGTATATCTCGGAACATATATCGAGTGACTGGACAGAGAAGGTAAACGAAGCCAAGACCCGACTTTTACGTGGAAAAGAAATTGCAGAACAGATCAATATCTTGGGGGACGACGGAGTACCGACAGAATATCACGTTACTTTCTGGAAATCGGAATTGATCGACTTTATCGTCCTTCAGCAGGATGCTTTCGACGATATCGACTCGGTAACTCCCATCGAGCGGCAGAAATATATCCTGGATATGGTGACCGATATTTGTCGTACCGATTTCGAGTTCGATAATTTTAACAAGGTTGCCGATTTTTTCAAGGAACTGATCAATATCGGAAGACAGATGAATTACTCGGAGTTCCGGTCGGATAAGTTCAATCAATACAGGAAACAACTGGACGAGTTGATATCCCGAAAAAAAGTATCTGACTAA
- a CDS encoding V-type ATP synthase subunit B, giving the protein MAKAFQKIYTKITQITKATCSVKATNVGYDELATVEGRLAQVVKIIGDEVTLQIFEGTEGIPTNAEVIFMGKSPSLKVSEQLAGRFFNAYGDPIDGGPVPEGEERPIGGPSVNPVRRKQPSELIATGISGIDLNNTLVSGQKIPFFADPDQPFNQVMATVALRAQTDKIILGGMGMTNDDYLYFKNVFSNAGALDRIISFMNTTEDPAVERLLIPDMALTAAEYFAVDKNEKVLVLLTDMTSYADALSIVSNRMDQIPSKDSMPGSLYSDLAKIYEKAAQFPAGGSITIVAVTTLSGGDITHAVPDNTGYITEGQLFLRRDSDVGKVVVDPFRSLSRLKQLVQGKKTREDHPQVMNAAVRLYADAANAKTKMENGFDLTDYDTRTLSFALDYSEKILAIDVNLDTTEMLDNTWKLLSRHFKPAEVNMKQELIDTYWQQ; this is encoded by the coding sequence ATGGCAAAAGCATTTCAAAAAATATATACAAAAATTACCCAGATCACCAAAGCCACCTGTTCGGTAAAGGCGACCAATGTAGGTTATGATGAATTGGCCACCGTAGAAGGCCGTCTGGCCCAGGTAGTGAAGATTATCGGAGACGAGGTAACACTGCAAATCTTTGAAGGAACAGAAGGTATTCCTACCAACGCCGAAGTGATCTTTATGGGAAAATCTCCTTCGCTAAAAGTGAGCGAACAACTGGCAGGCCGTTTTTTCAATGCCTATGGTGATCCGATAGACGGTGGCCCCGTACCCGAAGGGGAAGAACGACCTATCGGAGGGCCTTCTGTAAACCCTGTACGCCGTAAACAACCGTCGGAACTGATCGCTACCGGTATTTCGGGGATCGACCTGAACAATACATTGGTGTCGGGACAGAAGATCCCTTTCTTTGCCGACCCCGACCAGCCATTCAACCAGGTGATGGCTACCGTGGCACTTCGCGCACAGACCGACAAGATCATCCTGGGAGGTATGGGGATGACCAACGACGATTACCTTTACTTCAAGAATGTGTTCAGTAATGCAGGAGCTTTGGACAGGATCATCAGTTTTATGAATACCACTGAGGATCCGGCCGTGGAACGTCTGTTGATACCCGATATGGCGTTGACGGCAGCCGAATATTTCGCGGTGGATAAAAACGAGAAAGTGCTGGTGCTGCTTACAGATATGACATCTTATGCCGATGCGCTCTCGATCGTATCAAACCGTATGGATCAGATCCCGTCGAAAGATTCGATGCCCGGATCGCTCTATTCCGACCTTGCCAAGATATACGAGAAGGCAGCGCAGTTCCCGGCGGGCGGTTCCATCACCATTGTAGCCGTAACTACCCTCTCCGGGGGCGATATCACCCATGCCGTACCCGACAACACGGGCTATATTACGGAAGGGCAGCTCTTCCTGCGCCGCGACAGTGATGTAGGTAAGGTAGTTGTGGATCCGTTCCGCTCACTTTCCCGCCTGAAACAACTGGTGCAGGGCAAGAAGACCCGCGAAGACCATCCGCAGGTGATGAACGCCGCCGTACGTCTCTATGCCGATGCCGCCAATGCCAAAACGAAAATGGAGAACGGGTTCGACCTGACCGATTACGACACCCGGACTCTCTCGTTTGCCCTGGATTATTCGGAAAAGATACTCGCTATCGATGTGAATCTCGATACGACTGAAATGCTCGACAATACATGGAAGCTACTGTCGAGGCATTTCAAGCCGGCAGAGGTGAATATGAAACAGGAATTGATAGATACCTACTGGCAACAATAA
- a CDS encoding V-type ATP synthase subunit D, whose protein sequence is MAIRFQYNKTSRQQLEKQLAVRERALPTLQNKESALRMEVKKTKAEIEELDKELEAKIKSYDKMVSMWTEFDPTLLRVKDVHLSKRKIAGVLLPMLDKVDFEIRPFSLFNRPKWFLDGVKTLEGLAEIGIRRDFQEIRLSRLEYARKKTTQKVNLFEKVQIPGYQEAILKIKRYLEDEENLSKSSQKIMRAHQEQRREQEGSVW, encoded by the coding sequence ATGGCTATTCGATTTCAATATAACAAAACGTCCCGTCAGCAGTTGGAAAAACAGTTGGCTGTACGTGAACGGGCACTTCCCACGCTGCAGAACAAAGAATCTGCATTGCGGATGGAAGTGAAAAAGACCAAAGCGGAAATAGAAGAACTCGACAAGGAACTCGAAGCAAAGATCAAGTCATACGACAAGATGGTCAGCATGTGGACGGAATTCGACCCTACCCTATTGCGCGTAAAGGATGTGCACCTTTCAAAGAGAAAGATTGCGGGAGTACTCCTGCCAATGCTTGATAAGGTAGATTTTGAGATCCGGCCGTTCAGCCTTTTCAACCGCCCCAAATGGTTTCTCGATGGGGTAAAAACCCTCGAAGGATTGGCTGAGATAGGGATCCGCCGCGATTTCCAGGAGATAAGGCTCTCCCGGCTCGAATACGCAAGGAAGAAAACCACACAAAAGGTCAACCTCTTCGAGAAAGTACAGATCCCCGGCTATCAGGAAGCCATTCTGAAGATAAAACGTTATCTGGAAGATGAGGAGAATCTCTCCAAATCGTCTCAGAAGATTATGCGTGCCCATCAGGAACAACGTAGAGAACAGGAGGGAAGCGTATGGTAG
- a CDS encoding V-type ATP synthase subunit I, translated as MVATMKKFIFISFHKDYDRFLHALRDLGMIHVAEQDNIKVDEEKLQDYLSASKRLSESIKKLKQLRDKKAAVPFHDVDIERGMNIPAEIERIENKKSALHQQLQVSLKERDILRPWGNFDPENIHRLKEAGYHVRFFIVPDREYDPEWETLYNAVVIQKGASKTYFVTVTKGAQAVDELQLEEMKVPEVSLDALDKLIDSLQEKIHGKEDALKALSAEIPSAEAALKSLESDIFFTRVARSATPAAEDKLMLLQGWAPEENVTEITNYLESQDVYFRVSDPTPEDDVPIKFKNNRFMRLFEPIAELYMLPKYNEIDLTPFFAPFYMIFFGLSLGDIGYGAFLLIVATLARTFGKEKISRTMRGMLALVQILGISTMVCGLLTGGFFGFSIYETNIAIFQNLKDQVFFDNEQMFMLSLILGVVQIMFAMSLKIVNRVKQFGWVQGLSTIGWFVLLLSVIVAYLFPTFMPMGGTLHLIVMGLSAILIFFLNSPGKNPFMNLGLGLWDTYNMATGLLGDVLSYVRLFALGLSGGILASVFNSLALGLKPDNLIGGSIVFLLIFLFGHAINMFMNVLGAFVHPLRLTFVEFYKNAEFEGGGKKYNPFRK; from the coding sequence ATGGTAGCCACAATGAAGAAATTTATCTTTATCTCTTTCCATAAGGATTATGACCGGTTCCTCCATGCCCTGCGTGATTTGGGTATGATACATGTGGCGGAGCAGGATAATATAAAGGTGGATGAAGAGAAATTACAAGACTACCTCTCTGCATCGAAACGGTTGAGTGAATCAATCAAGAAACTCAAGCAGTTGCGTGATAAGAAAGCAGCCGTCCCATTCCATGATGTCGATATAGAACGGGGAATGAATATCCCGGCAGAGATAGAGAGAATCGAAAATAAAAAGTCGGCTCTTCACCAGCAGTTACAGGTCAGCCTTAAAGAGCGTGACATCTTACGCCCTTGGGGAAATTTCGATCCTGAGAATATCCACCGGCTGAAGGAAGCGGGATACCATGTCCGTTTCTTTATCGTTCCTGACAGAGAATATGATCCGGAATGGGAAACGCTTTATAACGCTGTGGTTATTCAAAAGGGAGCATCAAAAACCTACTTTGTTACGGTAACGAAAGGCGCTCAAGCGGTCGACGAACTGCAATTAGAGGAGATGAAAGTCCCCGAGGTATCGTTAGACGCACTTGACAAACTTATTGATTCACTACAGGAAAAGATACATGGGAAAGAAGATGCGCTAAAAGCACTCTCGGCCGAGATCCCATCAGCAGAGGCGGCATTGAAATCATTGGAATCAGACATCTTCTTCACAAGGGTAGCCCGCAGCGCGACTCCTGCCGCGGAAGACAAGCTGATGCTCCTGCAAGGCTGGGCGCCGGAAGAGAATGTGACAGAGATCACCAATTACCTGGAATCGCAGGATGTCTATTTCCGGGTATCCGATCCTACACCCGAAGATGATGTACCGATCAAGTTCAAAAATAACCGTTTTATGCGGCTCTTCGAACCGATCGCGGAACTCTATATGCTCCCCAAATACAACGAGATCGACCTCACCCCCTTCTTCGCACCCTTCTATATGATCTTCTTCGGATTATCACTGGGTGATATTGGTTACGGAGCCTTCCTGTTGATAGTAGCTACACTGGCAAGGACTTTCGGAAAGGAGAAAATCTCCCGTACGATGCGGGGCATGCTTGCACTGGTACAGATACTGGGTATCTCTACCATGGTGTGTGGGCTCCTTACCGGAGGATTTTTCGGTTTCAGTATCTACGAAACCAACATCGCCATCTTCCAGAACCTAAAGGATCAGGTCTTTTTTGATAACGAACAGATGTTTATGCTTTCCCTTATATTGGGTGTGGTGCAAATCATGTTTGCCATGTCCCTTAAGATCGTGAACCGTGTCAAGCAGTTCGGATGGGTACAGGGTCTTTCCACCATTGGCTGGTTCGTATTGCTATTGAGCGTGATCGTGGCCTATCTGTTCCCAACATTTATGCCGATGGGAGGCACTTTACATCTTATCGTGATGGGACTTTCGGCCATCCTGATCTTCTTCCTGAACTCACCGGGAAAGAACCCGTTCATGAACCTGGGACTCGGTCTGTGGGACACCTATAATATGGCGACCGGCCTATTGGGTGATGTGTTGTCGTATGTGCGTCTCTTCGCCTTAGGCCTTTCCGGAGGTATTCTGGCAAGCGTATTCAATAGCCTGGCATTGGGACTGAAGCCGGACAACCTGATCGGAGGATCGATCGTTTTCCTGCTGATCTTCCTCTTCGGACATGCCATCAACATGTTTATGAACGTGCTTGGAGCTTTTGTCCACCCGCTGCGTCTCACCTTTGTAGAGTTTTATAAAAATGCGGAATTTGAAGGAGGAGGCAAAAAATACAATCCTTTCAGGAAATAG
- a CDS encoding V-type ATP synthase subunit K, whose product MDSNLFIAYLGIGLMIALSGIGSSYGVTIAGNAAIGALKKDSSKFGNFLVLTALPGTQGLYGFAGYFMFQSIFNILTPEITAIQSAAVFAAGLAMGLVGLLSAIRQGQVCANGIASIGQGNDVFGNTLILAVFPELYAIVVLAGVFLIGSAVA is encoded by the coding sequence ATGGACAGCAATTTATTTATTGCCTATTTAGGTATCGGACTTATGATCGCGCTTTCGGGCATCGGCAGTTCCTACGGGGTTACCATCGCCGGGAATGCGGCTATCGGGGCGCTGAAGAAAGACAGCAGCAAATTTGGAAACTTCCTCGTGTTGACGGCGCTTCCCGGCACACAGGGGCTATATGGCTTCGCCGGATACTTTATGTTTCAGAGCATCTTCAATATCCTGACACCTGAAATTACCGCTATTCAATCCGCAGCCGTTTTTGCAGCAGGCCTCGCGATGGGTTTGGTAGGATTACTTTCAGCTATCCGCCAGGGGCAGGTTTGTGCCAACGGTATCGCCTCCATTGGCCAGGGAAATGATGTATTCGGAAATACGCTGATCCTTGCCGTATTCCCCGAGTTGTATGCTATTGTGGTATTGGCCGGTGTATTCCTTATCGGTTCAGCTGTTGCCTGA
- a CDS encoding cation diffusion facilitator family transporter, producing the protein MKKSPLRRFIYLSIAAAIVTILLKFYAYSVTGSMGFLSDALESFVNLFAAIFALMMLYISQKPADKEHEFGHSKAEYFSSAAEGALILIAAFTIIWSAVPRLIDPRPIENINTGLLFLLLASLVNLAVGMTLVRNGKKRRSLLLEADGKHLMADVWTSAGVIVAIVIVKFTGWLIVDPIIAILVALHIIYTGYRLISRSASGLMDASIPDEDLEKITNYLDSLNDQKIEYHSLLTRVAGRRKFIAMHILVPGKWTVKEAHDYADEIEETIVNMFDEPVTVHTHLEPVEDPASMKDIGIDRQEIDYHL; encoded by the coding sequence ATGAAAAAAAGTCCACTCCGTAGATTCATATATCTCTCTATTGCCGCTGCAATAGTAACCATATTACTGAAATTTTATGCTTATTCTGTAACAGGTTCCATGGGTTTCCTGTCGGATGCGCTAGAGTCGTTCGTAAATCTGTTTGCGGCGATCTTTGCGTTGATGATGCTCTACATTTCACAGAAGCCGGCTGATAAGGAACATGAATTCGGACATAGTAAAGCGGAGTATTTTTCCAGTGCGGCGGAGGGTGCCCTTATCCTGATAGCAGCATTCACCATTATCTGGTCAGCTGTTCCGCGGCTTATCGATCCCCGCCCCATTGAAAATATCAACACAGGTCTGCTCTTTTTGTTGCTGGCGTCGCTTGTTAATCTGGCTGTGGGTATGACGTTGGTCCGCAACGGGAAAAAAAGGAGATCTCTCCTGCTGGAGGCAGACGGAAAGCATCTGATGGCGGATGTGTGGACTTCGGCAGGTGTGATTGTGGCAATCGTGATCGTGAAGTTCACCGGTTGGTTAATCGTCGACCCTATCATTGCCATCTTAGTGGCACTCCATATTATCTATACGGGATACAGACTGATCAGCCGTTCTGCCAGCGGTTTGATGGATGCTTCCATTCCCGACGAAGATTTGGAGAAGATTACTAACTATCTTGATTCACTGAATGACCAAAAGATTGAATATCATTCGCTGTTGACCCGTGTGGCCGGACGCCGTAAATTTATCGCCATGCATATACTGGTTCCGGGTAAGTGGACAGTGAAAGAGGCACATGACTATGCAGACGAGATTGAGGAGACCATTGTGAATATGTTCGATGAACCGGTGACGGTGCATACTCATCTGGAACCGGTGGAAGATCCCGCATCGATGAAAGATATCGGTATTGACCGACAAGAGATCGATTATCACCTGTAA
- a CDS encoding PglZ domain-containing protein: protein MDEFIHRLEQRLTGEGKPLSIVRNPDGFLQRPDTQQAVLNACGLLLLPISSSLELRVRYELYDKNTRERICYIMDDPSSVLPDIKRLLYNAHTFSIPDLMPACNEAEIRQARLTFGMASYIYNKKFVYNLSSVETKGVIEDAKRRYGEDVNELIANLKAIPLKWEKVETMDSICRILLTAISQGVYEKIEPEIEVINKEFQKYIDSKYFALSSSSHIGKPKMVNRILPHLAYKHSRTEKVALVVIDGMAYWQYLILDKKLSDLGIETKRDVTMAWIPSITKLSRQAIFKGSIPDERYGQNPIAEERLWREFWINKNRDPKRMQLYEIGYTHDSLLTDDTNQYKQAFVDVSLDDKMHSSSSNKDLYALTENWTVEAAENIKLLHEQGYTIYITADHGNIMARSWRALDSQERTFLYQKESRGSRHLIYSNTDYLDKFIQNNPDIHNELLVHNNWAVWRNNRCFKGKDEITHGGSHFLEVLVPFITIEKD, encoded by the coding sequence ATGGATGAATTTATTCATAGGTTAGAACAGAGGCTTACCGGTGAAGGTAAGCCTCTCAGTATTGTGAGAAATCCGGATGGTTTCTTACAACGGCCAGACACACAACAAGCTGTACTTAACGCTTGTGGCTTGCTTTTACTACCAATCTCTTCTTCACTTGAACTTCGTGTGAGGTATGAACTGTACGACAAAAACACACGAGAGCGAATTTGCTACATCATGGATGACCCATCATCTGTCTTACCTGATATTAAGCGATTGTTATACAACGCCCATACCTTTTCAATTCCAGATCTTATGCCTGCTTGCAATGAGGCTGAAATCCGTCAAGCTCGACTGACATTTGGTATGGCTTCTTATATCTACAACAAGAAATTCGTTTATAACCTTTCTTCTGTTGAAACCAAAGGTGTTATTGAAGATGCCAAAAGACGCTATGGGGAAGATGTGAATGAACTGATTGCAAACTTGAAAGCTATCCCATTGAAATGGGAGAAGGTGGAAACAATGGACTCTATCTGCCGCATATTGCTTACAGCAATCAGTCAGGGTGTGTATGAAAAGATAGAACCGGAGATAGAGGTCATCAATAAAGAATTTCAAAAGTATATCGATAGTAAGTATTTTGCTCTATCTTCATCGTCACACATCGGTAAGCCAAAAATGGTGAACAGAATATTACCCCATTTGGCCTATAAACACAGTCGTACAGAAAAGGTGGCATTGGTTGTGATAGACGGTATGGCGTATTGGCAATACCTGATACTCGATAAAAAATTATCTGATTTGGGTATAGAGACCAAAAGAGATGTAACGATGGCTTGGATTCCTTCTATTACCAAGCTATCTCGTCAAGCTATTTTTAAAGGAAGTATTCCAGATGAAAGATATGGACAAAACCCTATTGCCGAAGAAAGGCTTTGGAGAGAATTTTGGATCAATAAAAATAGAGACCCCAAACGGATGCAGCTTTATGAAATTGGCTATACCCACGATAGTCTCTTGACCGATGATACCAATCAATACAAGCAGGCATTTGTGGATGTCAGTCTGGATGATAAAATGCACAGTTCATCCAGTAATAAAGACTTATATGCTTTAACGGAAAACTGGACTGTAGAGGCTGCAGAGAATATCAAACTATTACACGAGCAGGGCTATACGATTTATATTACTGCCGACCATGGTAATATCATGGCACGTTCTTGGAGAGCACTCGATTCGCAGGAACGGACATTCCTATATCAGAAAGAAAGCCGTGGTAGCAGGCATCTTATTTATTCAAATACAGACTATCTGGACAAATTCATTCAAAATAACCCGGATATCCATAACGAATTGCTTGTCCATAATAATTGGGCAGTTTGGAGAAACAACCGATGTTTCAAAGGAAAAGACGAAATAACCCATGGCGGTTCGCATTTCCTGGAAGTATTAGTCCCCTTTATAACAATAGAAAAAGATTGA